The following are encoded together in the Neospora caninum Liverpool complete genome, chromosome IV genome:
- a CDS encoding novel protein (Zgc:77804), related: MEDGRDPYSGRGAPMPPNGDRYGREPWRGDRGRDRDGRGGMRPRDGSYRGDRDYGRGYYYGHGGYGQGHQAGGPSGGDRGHGGYGGGGGGGYGGGGYGGGGGGGGYGGGGQGGGYGGGYGGRGEREKPRSRSRSPGGRGGRGVAPAPPTRPRRNRDISTSRERSRSRERRRRRMQAECIRRAGGFQKLADSEGHEPIRLFWDGFQWVAKTGAASTQAGSDAATMNSTRKLRRLYFGNLPLHLGLTESTFQDVVWTEMKNRGFCNDPEANPVLYVWFAKDKGNYGFVEFSTVEETERALTMDGMLCMGIPLKVSRPNDYSTTSSAQTQAMSVMGQQAAAMLIGQLAAPGGPPAGTTRFLRIMQIVDPATLKEEEDYDDLLEDVKEGCEKAGKIVNAVVVSPKIKAQVPFELCDIILEFSTPQEVDACVVAMAGRKYMGKPLAMVRLEEASFSQYVAPLLSK; this comes from the exons ATGGAGGACGGCCGGGATCCGTATTCTGGGCGTGGGGCTCCCATGCCGCCCAACGGCGACCGCTACGGGCGCGAGCcgtggcgaggagacagagggcgcGACCGCGACGGTCGGGGCGGGATGCGCCCCCGAGACGGCTCCtaccgcggagacagagactaCGGCCGAGGCTACTACTACGGCCATGGGGGCTATGGCCAAGGACATCAGGCAGGCGGGCCTTCTGGAGGCGACCGTGGCCACGGCGGCTAcgggggaggaggcggcggaggctacggcggcggaggctacggaggcggaggcggcggaggcggctaTGGAGGAGGAGGCCAAGGAGGCGGCTATGGAGGCGGCTACgggggaagaggggagagggaaaagccgCGCAGTCGCTCGCGATCCCCCGGAGgcaggggaggaagaggcgtgGCGCCAGCACCGCCGACGCGCCCCCGTCGCAACCGGGACATTTCCACGTCTCGGGAGCGGTCTCGGTctcgcgagaggagaagaagaagaatgCAGGCAGAGTGCATTCGCCGCGCTGGAGGCTTCCAGAAGCTGGCAGACAGCGAGGGTCACGAGCCGATTCGTCTCTTCTGGGACGGTTTCCAGTGGGTGGCGAAGACGGGCGCAGCCTCGACGCAGGCCGGCTCGGACGCGGCGACGATGAACAGCACGAGGAAGTTGCGCCGCCTGTACTTTGGGAACTTGCCGCTGCACTTGGGTCTGACGGAAAGCACTTTCCAAGACGTCGTGTGGACCGAAATGAAGAACCGCGGGTTCTGCAACGACCCCGAGGCGAACCCTGTGCTCTACGTCTGGTTCGCCAAGGACAAAGGCAACTACGGCTTCGTCGAGTTCTCCACtgtcgaagaaacggagcgGGCGCTGACCATGGATGGAATGCTCTGCATGGGCATTCCCCTCAAGGTCTCGAGGCCGAACGACTACTCTACGACTTCTTCTGCGCAGACGCAAGCAATGAGCGTCATGGGACAACAAGCAGCCGCGATGCTCATCGGACAACTCGCCGCACCCGGCGGACCTCCCGCCG GCACCACGCGCTTCCTGCGAATCATGCAGATTGTGGATCCGGCGACGctcaaggaagaggaggactATGACGACTTGCTCGAGGACGTGAAAGAAGGCTGCGAAAAAGCTGGGAAGATCGTGAACGCAGTGGTTGTTTCGCCCAAGATCAAGGCACAGGTGCCCTTCGAGCTCTGCGACATCATCCTTGAGTTCTCCACGCCGCAAGAAGTCGACGCTTGCGTCGTGGCGATGGCGGGCCGAAAGTACATGGGAAAACCTCTGGCCATGGTCAGACTCGAAGAAGCCTCCTTCTCCCAATACGTTGCGCCGCTCCTCAGCAAATGA